TGAATGGCAGAGGCGGTCACCGTATGGAACTGGAAATAAAGCAGCAGAAACACAAGCAGCAGGCTAATGGGAATCACGATCGAAAGTCGTTTGGTGGCGCGAATCTGGTTCTCGTAATTGCCGGTAAATCGGTACGAGACACCAGCCGGCAGTTTGAGCTCGCCTGTTTCGATCTTCTGTTCGATAAAGCGCTGGGCCTGTTCTACAACGTCGACTTCAGCTGCCCCCTCCTTTTTATCAAAGATGACGTAGCCTACCAGGAAGGTATCTTCACTTTTGATCATTTGCGGCCCGCGGCGGTACGCTACCTGAGCCAGTTCACCAAGGGGAACCTGTGTACCGGTAGGCGTAGCGACTAAGATCTCCTGCAGTGCCTGTGGGCTATCACGTAGCTCACGGGCGTAACGCACCCGAACGGCGAACCGCTCTCGCCCCTCAACCGTAGTGGTGAGGGGCATGCCGCCCACGGCTACGTTCAGCGTATTTTGTACAGCTTCGATGGTCAGCCCAAAGCGAGCAATGGCTTGCCGGTCGATGGCAATTTCAAGATAAGGCTTGCCCACTACCCGATCGGCAAAAACAGAGGCAGGAGCAACTAGGGGCACTTCCTGAAGAATCTTTTCTAGCTGAAGGCCCACCTGCTCAATGGTTGCTAGGTCAGGACCGTACACCTTGATGCCCATCGGAGCGCGCATGCCCGTTTGAAGCATGATGAGCCGCGTTTGGATAGGCTGCAGCTTTGGCGCAGAGGTCATGCCCGGTAATTGAGCCACGGCGATAATCTCCTCCCAAATATCATCGGCGGAGTGGATATGGGGGCGCCATTGTCGGAAAAAATCGCCTTGGGGGTCAGGAATTAGACTATCCGCGGGCACCAACCGGAATTCTTGTGCAGGATCATAGGTTGATCCACCGCGGAGCAGGAACCGACCATCTTGATCTACCTGGAAGCGTTTTCGATGTCCTTCCTGATCCAGGAGGTACTCCGGACGGTAGTTGACTACGTTCTCAAACATGGAGATTGGCGCGGCGTCCAAGGCTGAATTGATGCGCCCCCACTTGCCAACCGTCATGTCTACTTCAGGTACCTGATTGACGAGGAGGTCGAGCTGACGGATCGTTTCAACATTTTCTTCTACGCCCGTATGCGGCATGGTTGAGGGCATCAGGAGAAATGAGCCTTCGTCCAGGGCTGGCATAAACTCCTTGCCCACACCGGGAAAGGTATGTAGCATAACTCGCCAGACGGAGGTTTGTCTCAGATTCATGGCGCTACCGGCCCAGCCAAACACGCCGTTCCAGCCTAACCAAACGGTCATGCCCAGTAGAATGGTGAACAGGGGTAGGGTCATAAAGAGCCACTTGTGGGCAAGGCACCAGTTCAATACAGGCAGGTAGAAGTGTACGACCAGAAGAAGGGTGCCCAGAATCAGCGTAATCAATCCGGCTACAAACAGGAAGTTGGCCAATAAAGAATTTCCCGGCCCCAGCGGTAACCATTCTTCGGCCAAAAAGAAGGTTGTAAGCAGGAGCACCAGTGCAATGTTAATCCAGTTGGGCCACGTCTTACGATGGGCAGGCCAGTGGTGGACCAACAGGTTATTGATGCCGATGACTACCAATAGCAACGCTAGCCAGGCTCCCCAATAAAAGGCCAGTATCAGACCGGCGGCTATCAACGTGCCATTCCAGACGCGGTGTATGCGTGGGCGGTCGAAGCGCAGTGAAAAGATGAAATAAGAAAGTGTAGGAATCAGGGCAATGCCCAACACGAAAGCAGCCAGCAAAGCAAACGTTTTGGTGAAAGCTAGAGGCCGGAACAGTTTCCCTTCGGCGGCTTCCATAGCGAAGACAGGTAGAAAACTCACAATGGTCGTTGCCAAGGCCGTCGTAACTGCACCTGATACTTCGGCGGCTGCAGTGTAGATGATCTCCAGCAGGACGCGTCCTCGCGCGCCTTCATTTTCCGGCAGTTCCAGGTGACGCACAATGTTCTCTACGAACACGATACCTACGTCCACCATCACGCCGATAGCAATCGCAATACCGGACAAGGCCACCACGTTGGCGTCGACTCCGGCGTACTGCATTACGATAAAGGTCATCAGTACAGCCACGGGTAGCAGCGAAGAGATTAAGAGGGAGGCCCGTAGGTTGGCTACCAGCACGATTACGACAATGATGCTAATCAGAATCTCATGCGAGAGGGCGGTCTCCAAGGTGCCAATGGTTTCTTGAATCAGCCCGGCCCGGTCGTAGAAAGGCACGATGGTGATCTTGGAGACCGTCCCGTCTGCCAGCGTTTTACTGGGTAAACCCGGTGCAATCTCGGCGATTCTAGTTTTAATGTTTTCAATCACGGCCTTGGGGTTGGCTCCGTAGCGCGCTACGACAGCTGCACCCACTGCCATGGCACCTCCCTTATCTAATCCTCCTCGGCGCGTAGCGGGTCCGAATGTGACGCGGGCTACGTCTTTGATGCGGATGGGTACATTATCACGCACTGCCACGACGGATGCTTCCAGGTCTTCAAGATCTTTGACGTAACCTAATCCCCGGACCAAATATTCAGCCCGGTTCATCTCGATGGTCTCTGCCCCAATGTCTAAGTTACTTTGGCGCACGGCTTCCATAATTTGTAGTATGGAGACGCCTGCTGCGCGCATTGCCTGTGGGTCAATATCTACTTGGTACTCCTTGACGTAGCCGCCGACTGAAGCCACTTCCGATACGCCGGTGGCACTAGCAAGCGCATACTTCACTTGAAAATCCTGCACGGTGCGCAACTCTTGCGGATCCCAGCCGCCGGTAGGCTCACCGGTCTCCGGGTTCCGCCCTTCTAACGTGTACCAAAACACCTGCCCCAGGGCGGTAGCATCAGGCCCCAGGGCGGGCTGTACAGCACTAGGTAGTGTGCCAGCAGGCAAAGAGTTAAGTTTTTCCAGTACGCGCGAACGACTCCAATAAAACTCTACGTCCTCGTTGAAAATGACGTAGATGCTGGAAAATCCGAACATAGAATTGCTGCGGATGGTTTTTACACCGGGCACACCCAGTAGGGCCGTAGTAAGTGGATAGGTAACCTGATCTTCTACGTCTTGCGGTGAGCGCCCGGACCATTCAGCATAGACGATCTGCTGGTTCTCGCCAATGTCAGGAATGGCGTCAACAGGGACAGGATCACGTGGCATCCAAGACAGGTGCCAGTCAAAAGGCGCTACGGACAGTCCCCAACCCATCAACGCTAATAAGAGGAGCATCGATACCAGGCGATTCTCCAGGAAAAAACGGATTAAACGGTTCAGCATGAGCACTGAAGGAATAACAGGATTGCAACATCCCGCGACAGCAGACGCAGCCGACCATAGCAAGGCTGGCAGCCGTCTCGCGGTACGTCGAGAAAATCGTTTGAAATCAGGAAGAAGAAAAGCGAATCGGCCCGGTAGCAATGCACAATCCGGATGGATTCAGCGAAGCTACGTGGACTGGAAGGAAGAGGCTACGTCTACAGACGCCAGGAAGCTACCCAGAGGTAGAGAGGGAGGTTGGCAGAGAGTGGAGGACCTTGATCGGTGGTACGGATGATCGAAAGACAGCGCAAGCTACGGTAGAGCAGCGCAAAAAAAGAGGGTAATACAAAGAGTAACACCCAGCCGGCGGCCATTGAGGCTTCAAAAACAGGCGCTGAACTACTCTGATCGGTCGAAGTCTTTATTTCGTCGTGGCAACAGTCAGAAGGCATTTGGGTTTCGTCACAACATGATTCAGCTGAAAAATGGGTCAGCGTTTTCTGCTGCATCACCTCTCCGCAGTAATGTAAGCTTAACCCTGCACCAGTAGCCGGTAACAGGTAGAGGCTCAACAGCAAAAATGACACAACTTTTCTCATGCGTTTAGCAACGACAGGGATTGGGTCTCCCTACTAGTAAACTAGGTGCTCTAAAGCAACAAAAGTAGCTGTACTTCCTTATAAAAGTGTTACACAATTGGGTAAATAACTTGCAAAATTAAGTACCGCTCTTACTGCGATCTTTATGGGGTATCCTTTGCTGGGCGCCTGTGATAGCGAGTTCTCAGAACCTGATAGACAGGCCACCCCCTGCGCCGAAGCGGTTATCGTAACTGGCCATCAGTGAAAAATTACGAGACAAAAAATACTCTACACCTGCTGACCAAGTGGTTTCCCCCTGGTACGTGGTACGTCCATCACGATTCTCGTCGTTGGAATAATTGATCCATCCAAAATTAGCTTGGTACTCATATGTGCCAAAGACAGCCGTGCGAGGAAAGACCATGATCTCGCGGCTCAAACGTATCTCAGGGCGTAGCTGATTGTCAATGCGAGCATCAAGATTAAACATATAAGGAGTAAAGAAACGGAAGCCTATTACCGCAGTGGGGGTTAGTTCATTCAAACTATTCTCATTCTTGTTTTCTAAGTTGATTCCTCCAAATACCCTAAAATAATCGTACAGGTATCGCTCGTAGCTAACTTCTGCTTCTAGGTTTTTATTCCAGCCGTACTCCACACTTACATTAAATTGGTTGCGTATGTTGGAGGAAATTAGGTTGATTTCCGTCATGTGAGAGGCCACATCGGCAGTACCCCAGGTGAAAAACTGATTGGCTTCATTCACTAAGTTTACTAGCGGAGCATCAAGCAAACGTTTGTCACGTGGGGTATCATAACTGAAAATGCGCGCCATGCCGCCGTTGAGATGGTATAAGACGTGACAATGAAAAAACCAGTCGCCGTATTCGTTGGCGTCGAATTCAATGACCACTTTCTGCATGGGGGGCACATTGACAGTATGCTTCAAAGGAGAGTACGCTCCGTTCTTGTTGATGACCCGAAAGAAATGGCCATGTAGGTGCATGGGGTGATGCATCATGGTTAAGTTGTTTAACGTGATGCGAACCACTTCCCCCTTCTTGATTTTGAGCTGGTCCGACTCGTTTAACGGCACGCCGTTCAAGCTCCAAATGTAGCGCCACATGTTGCCAGTGAGGTTCAATAGAATTTCCTGGACCGGCTTATCGTTGGAAAAAGAGGTTTTCTCAGGAGATTTGAGGTAATCGTAATTATACTCCGCAAACATCTCCATGCCAGGCATCTCCATGCCCGGCATGGAGATGCCGCTGTTTGACTGCACATTTCCTGGCATGCTCATGCCACGCATTGCTTCTTCTTTTTTAGCTGCATGGTGGCTCATGGTATCGTACTGCGGCACTCTGAGCCGGGCGTGGTTCATTTTAAAATGAACCATCTCCTGAGAGGGGGTAGAATCAGAAACCGCTACGGGAGAGGATTGCTCGCCTTGTGGCATTGCATGCTGGTCCTGATCCATGTGATCGTGGGCCATCGTGCCCATTGTTACAGAAGACTGCTTCATGCTCATTCTTTGCTTTTCTTCTGGCATAGGCGACGTCGGAGAGGAGTGCATGCTGGAGTTGGAAGGGGCAGAGTGTTCCATTACCGGCTCCATCTGCATACCCCAGTGATGCATGAGTTCGTAGGGGGTGACCTTATTAGGATTGAATTTCATGGCTGGGGCACCCATCCGCATGTCCATCTGGGCCATCTGCTTCATCATCCCAATTTTGTCTGGCCGAGGCACGTCCGGAGCCGCGAGCAAAGGACCCTGCCCCAGGAAAGCTGAGGTCTGTCCTGAGCCATCTTGCGCCGTAGCGCGGATCTCCAACTGGCCGGTTGCAGGTAAGGTAACTATAAAATCATAGGTCTCGGCAACGGCAATAAATGTCTTGTTATGGACCACGGGTACTACGTCCAGGCCGTCGGCGGCGATGAGCAACGGGTCTTCCCCGCCGAAAGTGATCCAGAACTGCGAAGAGGCCGCTGCATTAATAAATCTGACCCTGACGCGGTCGCCCGGCTCAAATTCCGGATACTGTTGCGTTTGCTCCCCATTCGTCAAAAATGCTGGATAATAGATATCGGCGATGTCAGCGCTTTCCATGCGTTGGCGCCAGAAGTTTAATTGTGCGCCAAAGCCACCCCGGGCGATGACCCGGTTCAGAGGCGTGGCCGTTCCCTTGCGGATGTTATACCACTCATTGCCGCGCTTTAGGTTTCTCATCACATTGCCTGGCTTTTCATTGGTCCAGTCCGAAAACACCACAACCAATTCCTTATTGTAAGCTAGTTGCTGTACTTTGGGCTCGATCACAATCGATCCATAAACGCCGCTCTGTTCCTGCAGCATGGTGTGAGAATGGTACCAATAGGTGCCGGCTTGCTTGAGTGGAAATTCGTATTTGAAGGTGGTGCCTGGCTCGATGGGGGGAGTGGTAAGGTAAGGGACACCGTCGTAGAAGTTGGGTACCAGTAATCCATGCCAATGCACAGAAGTCTCCACGTCCATGTTGTTTTGCACGTAAATGACAGCGTAAGCGCCTTCTGGAAAGCGTAATGTCGGACCTGGAATGGTTCCGTTCACTGTCATACCGTTCACCTGCTTGCCGGCCACTTTACTGACTTGAGCCTGATCGATCGTTAGATGATACACCATGGTATCAGGTTGTGCCCATGTCGAAGGGGAAACCAAGAAGAACAAAGCAATGAACAGGCTCAAGTAATAGGGTTTCATACGAACAAAAAGAAATGGGTTAAAGCAAAGATGCGACTTGCGGTTTTCGTCATCCTCATGTCTGGGGTGGGATGACGAGTGGTAGACAAGGGTACGAGCAAGCAAAAGGTAGGATTTACAAGATGACCTCTTTACTTTACAAGTTTGTTGTCTGTCAAAAAAGATCCAGCAGGGCTCGCGATAGAAACCCCTGCTGGCAAGATGAACATACCGAGTACATTATTTTTCTTCGATGGTAAAACCCGCAGCTTTTACACGTTGCTTGACTTCTTCGTTGGAAAACTCTCCCTGGACAGTGAGAAGTTTTTCAGGATGTTGCGTATCCACTTGCCACGAATCAACGCCTGGCGTTGCCGTCAAATGAGGGGTAACGGTGGCAATGCAGCCACCACATTTAATGTTAGTTTTAAATTGTGTGGTTTTCATAGATGTACAAATGTTAAAGATGAAAGGGGGTATGCTCTTATGAAAGAGATTGCCACCGAAGGCGCAGGCTGTTGCTGACGACCGACACCGAGCTCAGGGCCATTGCGGCACCAGCAACCATTGGGTTGAGCAAGAATCCTGTAAAAGGATAAAGTACACCTGCCGCCAGCGGAATGCCGATCAGGTTGTAAATAAAGGCCCAGAACAGGTTTTGGTAGATTGTGCGCACCGTTTGACGCGAGAGGTGCAAGGCTTTAGGCAGTAATAGCAAATCAGATTGCATGAGCGTGAGTTTGGCTACATCCATGGCGATATCCGAGCCACGCCCCATCGCCACGCTTACGTCGGCTTG
The sequence above is a segment of the Catalinimonas alkaloidigena genome. Coding sequences within it:
- a CDS encoding multicopper oxidase domain-containing protein produces the protein MKPYYLSLFIALFFLVSPSTWAQPDTMVYHLTIDQAQVSKVAGKQVNGMTVNGTIPGPTLRFPEGAYAVIYVQNNMDVETSVHWHGLLVPNFYDGVPYLTTPPIEPGTTFKYEFPLKQAGTYWYHSHTMLQEQSGVYGSIVIEPKVQQLAYNKELVVVFSDWTNEKPGNVMRNLKRGNEWYNIRKGTATPLNRVIARGGFGAQLNFWRQRMESADIADIYYPAFLTNGEQTQQYPEFEPGDRVRVRFINAAASSQFWITFGGEDPLLIAADGLDVVPVVHNKTFIAVAETYDFIVTLPATGQLEIRATAQDGSGQTSAFLGQGPLLAAPDVPRPDKIGMMKQMAQMDMRMGAPAMKFNPNKVTPYELMHHWGMQMEPVMEHSAPSNSSMHSSPTSPMPEEKQRMSMKQSSVTMGTMAHDHMDQDQHAMPQGEQSSPVAVSDSTPSQEMVHFKMNHARLRVPQYDTMSHHAAKKEEAMRGMSMPGNVQSNSGISMPGMEMPGMEMFAEYNYDYLKSPEKTSFSNDKPVQEILLNLTGNMWRYIWSLNGVPLNESDQLKIKKGEVVRITLNNLTMMHHPMHLHGHFFRVINKNGAYSPLKHTVNVPPMQKVVIEFDANEYGDWFFHCHVLYHLNGGMARIFSYDTPRDKRLLDAPLVNLVNEANQFFTWGTADVASHMTEINLISSNIRNQFNVSVEYGWNKNLEAEVSYERYLYDYFRVFGGINLENKNENSLNELTPTAVIGFRFFTPYMFNLDARIDNQLRPEIRLSREIMVFPRTAVFGTYEYQANFGWINYSNDENRDGRTTYQGETTWSAGVEYFLSRNFSLMASYDNRFGAGGGLSIRF
- a CDS encoding heavy-metal-associated domain-containing protein, with protein sequence MKTTQFKTNIKCGGCIATVTPHLTATPGVDSWQVDTQHPEKLLTVQGEFSNEEVKQRVKAAGFTIEEK
- a CDS encoding efflux RND transporter permease subunit, producing the protein MLNRLIRFFLENRLVSMLLLLALMGWGLSVAPFDWHLSWMPRDPVPVDAIPDIGENQQIVYAEWSGRSPQDVEDQVTYPLTTALLGVPGVKTIRSNSMFGFSSIYVIFNEDVEFYWSRSRVLEKLNSLPAGTLPSAVQPALGPDATALGQVFWYTLEGRNPETGEPTGGWDPQELRTVQDFQVKYALASATGVSEVASVGGYVKEYQVDIDPQAMRAAGVSILQIMEAVRQSNLDIGAETIEMNRAEYLVRGLGYVKDLEDLEASVVAVRDNVPIRIKDVARVTFGPATRRGGLDKGGAMAVGAAVVARYGANPKAVIENIKTRIAEIAPGLPSKTLADGTVSKITIVPFYDRAGLIQETIGTLETALSHEILISIIVVIVLVANLRASLLISSLLPVAVLMTFIVMQYAGVDANVVALSGIAIAIGVMVDVGIVFVENIVRHLELPENEGARGRVLLEIIYTAAAEVSGAVTTALATTIVSFLPVFAMEAAEGKLFRPLAFTKTFALLAAFVLGIALIPTLSYFIFSLRFDRPRIHRVWNGTLIAAGLILAFYWGAWLALLLVVIGINNLLVHHWPAHRKTWPNWINIALVLLLTTFFLAEEWLPLGPGNSLLANFLFVAGLITLILGTLLLVVHFYLPVLNWCLAHKWLFMTLPLFTILLGMTVWLGWNGVFGWAGSAMNLRQTSVWRVMLHTFPGVGKEFMPALDEGSFLLMPSTMPHTGVEENVETIRQLDLLVNQVPEVDMTVGKWGRINSALDAAPISMFENVVNYRPEYLLDQEGHRKRFQVDQDGRFLLRGGSTYDPAQEFRLVPADSLIPDPQGDFFRQWRPHIHSADDIWEEIIAVAQLPGMTSAPKLQPIQTRLIMLQTGMRAPMGIKVYGPDLATIEQVGLQLEKILQEVPLVAPASVFADRVVGKPYLEIAIDRQAIARFGLTIEAVQNTLNVAVGGMPLTTTVEGRERFAVRVRYARELRDSPQALQEILVATPTGTQVPLGELAQVAYRRGPQMIKSEDTFLVGYVIFDKKEGAAEVDVVEQAQRFIEQKIETGELKLPAGVSYRFTGNYENQIRATKRLSIVIPISLLLVFLLLYFQFHTVTASAIHFSGVFVAFAGGFIMIWLYGQPWFLDINVAGINLRDLFQMHPINLSVAVWVGFIALFGIATDDGVIMGTYIHQVFEERQPSTVAEVREAVRIAGQKRVRPAMMTAATAIIALLPVLSSTGKGSDIMVPMAIPTFGGMIIQVMTMFVVPVLQSLWRESAVKRAARRQVPVSSH
- a CDS encoding HYC_CC_PP family protein, encoding MRKVVSFLLLSLYLLPATGAGLSLHYCGEVMQQKTLTHFSAESCCDETQMPSDCCHDEIKTSTDQSSSAPVFEASMAAGWVLLFVLPSFFALLYRSLRCLSIIRTTDQGPPLSANLPLYLWVASWRL